The genomic region cactGAGCATGGTGTTGGCTGTTCCTACGTGAGCAGCAGATTTCCTGTTGGTGATGGCAGCATTGCTAGTCACTTTATTTATGGATTTCTTCCTTTGCATAGTCAAACAAGTTGGAGGATATCTCCTTGACAGTTTCTCTGGCTCTTTAACATTTAATCTgtttatgcaaataaaattttgtatttctgctcTTAGATTTGCATTTATTACTGGAATCACTGGATGCAGGGATTCTCTTTGAGAAATGAGTTAAGATTagaggggggaggagggaaagtcATAGTGATTCTCCAGTTTCCTGAGTGAGACAGGCTAAAGAATCCAATGTCCAGTCCAAAGGTTCCTCTGAAAATCCTAAATGTGTCAGAAAGTGAGTTTAAGTTGTCTGTAAGCGCTTGTGGCTCCCCCACAAGGCTAGGCGAGGTGTTTCTGTAGTTAATTATCCGTTGGGTTTCATAATAATTTTAGAGCTTTGTTTCTAGTTTGAACTTGTCAAACCTCACTGGTCAGCTATGGAATTTCATCGGGGTTagtgttttggggttggttgtttgtttgtttttgtttgtttttggggttttttgattcAAGAGCCAACTGttatcaaaaatatttcacttgtgCATAAGTATATATTCTATtacaattttactttttaaattcttgGTTAAATTAACCAGGATGAGCCTCCTTGGGATTTGAAGCATAATTTTTAGACCTTGGATACTTCTGTAGTTATTTCAGAGATTGCCAGAAGGTGACATAACATTTCACTAACAGTCTGGCAGGTGCTatgtacagaaatattttcaactcCCTTCATCTTTTATACTTACCAGATTATTTACTGCTTAGCTTCAGACCTGCATGGAGCTCTCATAAAATAACTATGTACAATGATTTCCAAATTCTCTTCAATTTTTACTCTCCTCAGCATAACCAAGCATCTCTGTCCTTAGGTGAATAGTTAGTTCCATATGGCAGCAGGAAAACCCCACTGTCCAAACAACTAACCACTCCATGCATTTGCTCTATAATGCTTCCTTGattatatttattgtttttcaCCAAAGAGGCTTGCTTATGCTTGCCATTTAACAAAAATCATTCTCATATGACTTCCAGTCATTCCTTACACCTTTATATATAACAGTTGCCTCCTACTTAGTTTACTTTCTGTTCTGGATGGGAAATTGTCCCTTTTAGAGCACTGTTATGTAGAACTATGTTTTCCATCCAACAGTGAATTGGTTTATAACAACTGAACTTTAATTCTGGATTTCTAATATAAATCTACCATGTTTTAACCCTTGTCAGCTGCTGTAATTTTCTTGTAAGTATTTCATTGCTTGTATTCTTCAGAAACTTAAAGATATTTTGTTGAGGAAAACTACTGGTATGCATTCCCTTCCTGGAgtctttcctctcctgtcacATTTATGTTTGAAAGGGCTCTTCATCACATTCCTTTCTGATGGAGCGGTTGACTGCTGATCTGTATTGATACCGAGACTGTAAAGTGCTTGTTAAGACATTGACCCATATCTACTCTAGATGAAATGTGCAATCACTTTAAAGCAGACAGTGGTGTCTTTATTATCCCACACAATTTACTGGTCTCTTCTGTCTGTCTCAATGCTTTTTAGCATTGAAGTAATTTGAAAAATTCTAGTAGGCTTCAGAAATCATGCTGAATTGCACTTATTATCAGAAGTgaatttttctgctctgttcatTATCCAGGTTTCCACCACTGGCTTATAAAtaactggtttgttttctttgcatttctttacattttcatgGTTTAGTTTTGATAAAaccatggggttttttgataGTTTATATTCAGGTAATGGTGTCAGGTCATAACTTCTGAGTGTGTTCCCTAATAAGTGCTAGTTGAAATCCCTGCAGGGTAATCTAGTTTGGTGGTATCCAAAATGATAGGCAGTCCCACTATAGAGAGAGAAACTTCCAAGGTTTATGGACTTCAGTTTGTGAGTGGGAAAAATAATCCACAGGCTATTGCTCACCTAGCCAGTGTTTAATCTCTTGTATCTTTTTCAATCCACTTCTATTATTTGGGCATCAGGAAGGGTTCCAAAGCAGCCTGTCTCTCTCCTGTTTTCAGGGAACTTTAATAGCTTAATAAATATTACTGGACATGGCCCAGGTCTACTACTGTGTTGTGTTCTGTCACAAACTGGATATcccttccttgtttttttaCTGTGGAACATGGGCTCTTTTATTGCCATCACTTCATTTTCCAACTGAATAAGCAGTTGGCTTGTCTGAAAGTGAGTGTACAGCTCTCTTCTGCTGTTTGGGATCAGTAGTTACCCACCCAAagagttaattttattttttcctagcaAATTTTTGACTCATCTGTGTGTAGGAAACCTGCCTTTAGATGGGATACAGAAGGTGGTATAGCCTTGGCAGTAGGTGGCAGTTGGGTCACTGTTGTCAGTTGCTATAGGGAGCTGTacctttggaaagaaattctggATTCCCTCTTGcagaatttctttaaaattgtcTCTGCCATTGGGTTTACCTGTTTGCTAATGTAATGGCAGCAAGGGCAGCCATTCGAAGTGTAAGTAGTCGGTCTGGGTACCATTTAGGGATTCATGTCCTAGAAAAAGGTGGTTTTGGCTCTCTGCTTAGAGTAGTGGCTTGCTGTTTAGGAAATAGTTGCAACTGAGGgcattggcttttttttttttcttttctttttttaaatttttttttaaacccatcTAGATTTccttcaaacaaacaaacccccacaaaacaaacCTAAACTTTGAAACTTCATTCTTGCATTTCTAGGCTAGAGATTAAGGTATAGTTGCATGTCTACAGTAATAATGGTGGTAAAACACAACCAAACACCAAACCCACATTTCAAAGGGAATAATAAATCAATGGCCTACCCTATCTATTTGCATGTGAAACATTAACTAGTATGTTTTCTTGAGGGTTTTATTTAACATGTATATGACTTACTGAAAGTATACCAAAATATTGATTAAAACAAAGGTAGTAAATACAGAGGTAATATATAAATAACGTGAGACACTTGTTTACTTTACAAACCAGTTTGCACATATCAAAAATCACTCAGAGGATTTAGAAATCTGAAATTATTCCAGCATGTGGAAATGAATTGGTCATAAATATTCTCCTGCAATATTCAAATGTTTCAGGCAtaccttaaaaaaaagcaaccacaaaataagcaaacaaaaaactccaaaaccacAACAGGATCAAAACTGCACAGTCTCAAAGTTCCTCATGAGCTCCTTTTCCTGAGTGCTGTACACTCTCCTCAGGATTTGTAACCTTGTTGTGCCAAGTCGCTCTTAATTCATAGTAGTGGTGACTGTTTCTAGGTCAGACATGTTGGGAAGAGTAATTTTATATGAGGCACAGAAATAGTGTTTTACAATAGAAAGGTACTGCCTTGCTACAAATTACTGCATTAACTTCATACCACAGACCAACTGAACTGTTGGTAGTGACATGGCAATTTTCTAACTGGTACAGTAATTCATCTCACTATTGTTtgaagaggagaggaagggaacGAGGAATTTTAGGTTACGCATTTCTCTGGGTGGCGGAGGAAGGGTCTGAACTGCCCTGGTCATTAGTCTAGCTGTCCCATTAACTTCATGGCTTATTATACGTGTGGTGCTTACCATACTCGCCCCGTTTTACAATGGTATTACAGTTAAAAttgcaaaaccaggcaaagcTGCTTTGCCTTTCTTGGCATCAGACTTCAGCATCTGAGCGAGTATGTGTACTATACGTTAAACTGTTTACAAAAAGACTTTGAAAACTTTCCCTACCACTCCTTGATGTGCCTATTAAAACAAAGGCAACTAGTAAAAAAGTGGTGTTAGGGATGAGAGGCAtgcttttaacagaaaaatggaTCCATGCAGACATTGAGATCTTGTAGATCGCAAGTTAAATGTTACAAAACTTTTTATAATACTGCATTGCAGGTGAAGTTGTTCCATGGGCAGTGGTGAATAAAgtctttgttttccatcttttctaGAAATTAAGAAGCCACCTGTGGCCCCCAAACCAAAATTTGTCCTAGGACACAAGGCAGCACCTCCACCTGTTGCACCAAAGCCCGATATTGTACTTTCTGGTGGGATACAAGCAGCAAGGAAAACCAAGCCAGTGATTGCACCGAAACCAAAGGTTCTCAAGAGCTCCTCCATTCCAGAAGTTAAACCTCCATCATCTacacaaaaaagcacaaaaagctttgaggagcacagggaagaTTCTTCTCAAACTCTAGACCATTTGAACTATAAAAATGAAACCTCAGAAGGGAGTACTGGAAACACAGCATATATTCTACCTGTGTCATCTTGCAAATTTGAATGCCTTCATAAACTTGGAAATGGAGAGAACACCTGTAAAACTCAGATCATTCTTGAGCACTTTGACACCTTAGAGAACATCAAACTTGGTGAAAGAAATGCACTATCTCTGGGGGATAGTCACAATGAAAAACTGGGAAATAGAAGTCAGGTGGTTTTGAAAGCCAGCATTTTGGAAGAGAAACTTAAAGATGTCCTAACTCATGGTGTGTTTCCTAACAGCAGTCCTGTGAGGCACAAGTATGCAGACAAACTTGACAGAGGGGATGGCAGCAGTTCCAAGAATGATGTTAAAATAGAGTTTATGGAATTTGTACAGTCTTCGTCATCTTCTGAGGTAGCTAAAGGGAAGCAACAAAATGCTGATGAGTTTCAGATGTCTGAAATTTGTCCTAGTTTGACTGAAAATAATCACAGTTGTTCTTCCCCATTGGACAAGGAAATCCTAGAGAATGAAAACTTAAGTAGTAATAGGATGTTTTCAGTTGAAGTAGGGATGAAAGCAGATGCTGAtaaaacctcccctgacacttCTTCAGTCCTGAGCTCCAAAGTGCTTCCTATCCCTAAACCAAGAAAGCCACGTGCTGCATGTCTAGTACGTCAGGATGGCATAGACACCACAGGAGAAGGAACAAAGGAACCATCTAGTTCAGAGAAAGATTCTTGCGGGGTTGCGGACCAAGGCATAAAAAAGCCAGCAAAAATTAATGTCCTTGGTCAAAGTGTTTGTTATAACAATAATGTAGAAGTGTTTCATCCAGAAAAATGTGAGGTAACTCAAAGCAATGCAGAAAAAATGCCTCAGGTAAAGGAACCTGCTGTGAAAGAGTCAGCTTCACAAAATCTTTTGCCTCAGTTTTCACAAAGAAGTCCTGATTTGATGGGAAGTGTTGAATCTCCTTTAAATGCAGACCACAACTCCATGGATGAGAGAACAGATGACACCAGTTGGCCAGGTGCTGTGGACAAAAGGACTAACTTTGTCAGGTGTGATACCTTGTCCATGAGTTTGCCAAAGCAGCTCAAACTGACAAGCAGTCAGCACTCATCTGCTTCCAACAGCCTCCATGTTTCACCGCAAAActtggaagagaaagaagttaAAATAAAGGATGGGAGTTCTCCGAAAGTTGTTCCTAAGAAACCACAGAGGCATGGCCTTCCAGCTGCTGGCCTGCTGAAAAAAGCTGCATCAGCAGAGCTTGTGGACAAAAGTTCTTACACCTCCAGTGAGGACAAATCGAACAGCCTTCTAGAAGGATCTCACTTTGCACATCCACGAGCCAAGGAGCAGGATGCACTTTCGTCCTGTGACATACCCAAACGTTCTTCTGAAAAACCCGTCTGGAAGTTACCTCATCCTATTCTTCCATTTTCAGGAAATTCTGAATCATTAAAAACTGCTACCAGCTTCAGCCACTTGACTGTTGTGACGAAGCCTAGGGCCAAGTCTCTCTCTGCTGTGGACATGGACAGGACAGACAAGCCCTGCAAAGACCATCACAAGAAAAACAGCTTCAAAAAGCTTCTGAACATGAAACTGTCAGTTTGCTTAAAGAAAAGTGACTTTCAAAAATTTCTGTCTAAAGGCAGCCAGTCAGTGGAGAGTGCTACTGCCAACCTTTCCAGTGGGGATGGGTATGGAAATAACAACAGGAATGTAGGGTCTGTAGGCAGTGAAAGAAAAGCTAAATCTGCCAAGGCACATTCTGTAGAAATAAGTAGTCCAGCATCACAGAAGAAGAGGCAGAGAAACAGAAGTCAACCTGAGATGCAAAATAATCAAAGGCTGGAGTATTTAGATAGGCATGTACTTGTGGGAGAGAATTTGTCCCAAATGCATTTGAATTCTGCAACCAGCACTTGTGCTCCAGAGTATGAGAATGTGCGTCACTATGAGGAAATACCTGAGTATGAGAACTTGCCTTTTGCTATGGGTGCTAGGAGAAATCTCTGCTCTGAGTGGCAGAACTCCAGCAGCGTGGAAGAGCAGAGCACTGACTTCTATGAATTTGAGGAGCCTTGTGAAGCTACAAGCAGGTGTTGGAGACTTGACAggtaaaataaagagaaaagggaagttaaacAGCTGCATTGTAACTCTGTTGGTTGTAAATATGTTTAAATGATAGCTTGAGAGGCTGTACCCCTTTTGCTAGATGTCAGCAGGACAGTTGTTCCTGTATATCTTTCTGTATGCTTTTGTTGTTTGAAAACTGCTTGCACTTGGTGATGAGTCAAGAGGAAAAGTAAGCTAGTTATTCCTCATATATTCCTCAAAATTTGTGAAATTTTTCCTGgtttaattaaagcaaatcaAACACAGTCATGTATTTGTATCCAAGAATACTTCAATGGGGAGGAATGAACCTTACCAGTCTCACAATGAACTGGAATAGCTATCCATAGAGTGCATAGTTGCTAGGTTTGTAGGGggaattaatatatttttagatCAGTTGatagagctgggaaaagcagacaAGCTTTTAGGTATGCAAATTCTTCATCAGGTCTGGAAAGCTTTTTTGGGTATAGCAGAAGCTACTGCTTCTCCCTAAATACAATGAGTTCTTCTGTAtctgcctgtgctcccagcAAAGGTGGTAGTAGTACACAATTTCTGTGTGACTCACAGAATATTAGTGTGATGGTGTTTGGTAACTCTGCAGGttgctgctgtgtttctttAGCTCAGGAGGTGGTGGAGACAGGTAAGGTCAGCAGATTCAAAGATATGTTGGATATGTTCATAGATATGAGGAAACGTCCTCCAGTTGCgccagggaggtttagattggatattagggaaaatttattcactgaaagggtgggcggtcaggcattggaataggctgcctACAtaagtggtggaatcactgtccctggaaatgttaaagaaatgtctgcctgtggcacttggggacatggtttagtggtgaacatggcagtgctgggttaacagttgggcTGAATGAACTTTGAGGTATTTTCCAgtcttaatgattctgtgattctatgtccACATTGGATGGTAAATGGAATAGGCAGGAACAGATCTTTTAATATTTGTGACTGGATGCTGAGAAGAGAAATCAGCCACAGAGTGTAGCCAGACTCATGTGTTCTCCCTAAATAGCATCACTTAGTGTGTCTGTCAGTGTGGTGACAGGTAAAGCATTGTTTTGACCCAATATGGTATCACGCAGTTTCTTAACTTCAGCTAATCAGTTTGTCTTACAGATCCTAAAGATTTATCTCAAACCAGCAATAAGGGTTTGAATGAAATATGCAGCCTGTATATTTCAAAGTCCCCAGCAAACTTCTTCACACTATTGCGAACATATGCATAACAAGAATAAATGAATTAGCTTCTAGGTAGTCAcatttaacttcatttttcacTGAGAGTTACTaagctttgtttcattttggatGTGTGTATAGGAAACATATGCTCCAAAGAATCTGTGTTCTCTTATACAGGAAGAGACAAATATTTTAAGGGGCATCTTACGTTAATTGTTTTATAGCTAATATTATCAACCTGGGTCTGTTTGCTGGAAAATAGGAAACCTTATCATGGAAAGTAGGATTTCTAGTTATGGGCTAGGTACTGGTACATTTATTCAAGTGGTTTTTGAGTATATTTATAGTTTAGAGCAGGGTGTTTCTTAGTTTTGTCTTTCATGTAATTTAAGTTCCTGACAGAGTGTATGCTTTTTGTTTAAGTCTAATCTTTTGAGTATCTTGCAGGGGTTTTGACCACACTCTCTTGGTATTCCCTCGATTTGTTGCACCTAAGAAGGGTGAGACCAAACTTAAATAAGGATGCATTTCATGTGTTTATGTGATTCATTTtagtttgtgttgttttgttctgAATCCAGGTGAATATCTGTCTGCTTTAGGAAAAGGATAGTTTTGCTGTATGGAGCATGGTAGATGTGAGATTGCAGTTGCTTCTGAAGTGAAATTCTGTAGTTTTCTTATCTGGCTAAATGTGTGAGATTTATAGTTATTCCCTCTCCACACAAACCTTCCCCAGTACCAGTGGTGATGTAAGGGTTTAAGTGGACTCCCGGGCACATCTATAGCTGAAGCTGCTCCCTAAGTTGGATGTTCTTGGCACAACTgggtttgtgttgtttttctttaagaagCACACATAGAAAACCATAACCAGAGCCatttatgtgtttattttaaatcaaattactCAGAAACCACCTTATGGAACAAATAATGCATATAGTTACTTCAATAGATTTCAGAGAATAAAGAAATCCCTAGGGAAATAAAAGAGGGCACAACAATACAGTAGTCTCCTGACGTGGAtcagtgctgctgggagagcagggatgaGTATTTGTTTTGGCTCTGTCGTGGGAGGTGTAAGGGTCCTCACCCAGACGGGCTGGGCAGGCAGCTTCTCCAGTTTTCCCATCCAGTGTTATCTCAAATCCTTTGAAGCTTCCTTATCAATGTTGTCTTACCCTTTCTGCATAGTTCTGTAAGAGCTTTTTATCATTTCCTGGGCCAGGCAGTATTATAAAACCAGTTGGAGAAACAG from Corvus hawaiiensis isolate bCorHaw1 chromosome 4, bCorHaw1.pri.cur, whole genome shotgun sequence harbors:
- the FGD6 gene encoding FYVE, RhoGEF and PH domain-containing protein 6; translated protein: MSSAEIKKPPVAPKPKFVLGHKAAPPPVAPKPDIVLSGGIQAARKTKPVIAPKPKVLKSSSIPEVKPPSSTQKSTKSFEEHREDSSQTLDHLNYKNETSEGSTGNTAYILPVSSCKFECLHKLGNGENTCKTQIILEHFDTLENIKLGERNALSLGDSHNEKLGNRSQVVLKASILEEKLKDVLTHGVFPNSSPVRHKYADKLDRGDGSSSKNDVKIEFMEFVQSSSSSEVAKGKQQNADEFQMSEICPSLTENNHSCSSPLDKEILENENLSSNRMFSVEVGMKADADKTSPDTSSVLSSKVLPIPKPRKPRAACLVRQDGIDTTGEGTKEPSSSEKDSCGVADQGIKKPAKINVLGQSVCYNNNVEVFHPEKCEVTQSNAEKMPQVKEPAVKESASQNLLPQFSQRSPDLMGSVESPLNADHNSMDERTDDTSWPGAVDKRTNFVRCDTLSMSLPKQLKLTSSQHSSASNSLHVSPQNLEEKEVKIKDGSSPKVVPKKPQRHGLPAAGLLKKAASAELVDKSSYTSSEDKSNSLLEGSHFAHPRAKEQDALSSCDIPKRSSEKPVWKLPHPILPFSGNSESLKTATSFSHLTVVTKPRAKSLSAVDMDRTDKPCKDHHKKNSFKKLLNMKLSVCLKKSDFQKFLSKGSQSVESATANLSSGDGYGNNNRNVGSVGSERKAKSAKAHSVEISSPASQKKRQRNRSQPEMQNNQRLEYLDRHVLVGENLSQMHLNSATSTCAPEYENVRHYEEIPEYENLPFAMGARRNLCSEWQNSSSVEEQSTDFYEFEEPCEATSRCWRLDRSLEEHHDHPNVVMGDLQSDEEDIMNSSDEDDDTNSDSSKGETDPQEDKQSKAAGKKTKVYHIAKEIMSSEKVFVDVLKLLHIDFRDAVSHASRQLGKPVIEDRILNQILYYLPQLYELNRDLLRELEERLSHWLEHQRIADIFVKKGPYLKMYSTYIKEFDKNVALLDEQCKKNAGFASVVKDFEMSPRCASLALKHYLLKPVQRIPQYRLLLTDYLKNLLEESADYRDTQDALAVVIEVANHANDIMKQGDNFQKLMQIQYSLNGHHEIVQPGRVFLKEGTLMKLSRKVMQPRMFFLFNDALLYTTPVQSGMYKLNNMLSLAGMKVKKPTQEAYQNELNIESVERSFILSASSATERDEWLEAISKSIEEYTKKRITFNPSKSLEEADPEKQEEDSPLGSKAPIWIPDTRATMCMICTSEFTLTWRRHHCRACGKIVCQACSSNKHGLDYMKNQPARVCDHCFRELQKQDNQCTPKSGSPVNHKSPSSALSTVLQSIPSGRKQKKIPAALKEVSANTEDSTMSGYLHRSKGSKKPWKHLWFVIKNKVLYTYAASEDVAALESQPLLGFTVSEVKGENSESRVFHLLHKNTLFYIFKADDPHSAQKWIEAFQEGTVL